In one Candidatus Woesearchaeota archaeon genomic region, the following are encoded:
- a CDS encoding ribosome assembly RNA-binding protein YhbY produces MTWISSSSISWRILKILKTGSRSAMTGLCTTTPMIKMEIKELRKKAANLKPNIRIGKAGLTPQALKEIESQLKKKKLVKVRFLKPAAEGKEQHIKEMISRTGAVLIRKIGSTAALYKSRH; encoded by the coding sequence ATGACATGGATAAGCTCATCCAGCATAAGCTGGCGCATATTGAAGATCTTAAAAACAGGCAGTCGCTCGGCCATGACAGGCCTGTGCACCACCACACCCATGATTAAGATGGAAATAAAAGAGCTAAGGAAAAAAGCAGCAAATTTGAAGCCAAACATAAGGATAGGCAAGGCAGGCCTTACCCCGCAGGCATTAAAAGAGATAGAGTCGCAGCTGAAGAAAAAGAAGCTTGTCAAGGTAAGGTTTTTGAAGCCCGCAGCGGAAGGCAAAGAGCAGCATATAAAAGAGATGATAAGCCGCACAGGAGCGGTTTTAATAAGAAAGATAGGCAGTACAGCAGCATTGTATAAGTCAAGACACTAA